Genomic DNA from Rana temporaria chromosome 1, aRanTem1.1, whole genome shotgun sequence:
AGGCAGACGCGCCAAAACTAAAATCCACCAACTTTACCACCCCCATACGAATCTCTCCCTGACGAACCCCCAGGACATAGCTGACGCCTTCAGTGCTTACTATGGTGACCTATACAACCTGGAACGTGACCCTAACACCCCACAACCAACGCGCACGGAAATTGACAACTTCCTCCGACCGATTGACATCCCCTCCTTGACTATGCAGCAACTGGAAGCGCTTAACGCCCCGTTCACTGCACAAGAAATTCGCAGGTCAATCGACTCCCTGCCTCGGGGTAAGGCACCTGGACCTGACGGTCTGACAGGAGAATATTACAAACAATTCTCCTCCATTCTGGCCCCGCACCTTACTGAAGTGTTCAATAACGCTGCCTCCTCTTCTAATTTTCCGAATGAATATTTAAATGCACTGATCATAACCTTACCGAAGCCAGGGAAGGCCCCCAATGTTCCTCAAAATTTTCGCCCAATATCACTACTCAATCTCGATCTTAAAATCTATGCCAAAACCATAGCCGCATGACTATTAGAAATTATGCCCCTTCTTATCCACACAGACCAAACAGGATTCACAAAGGGCAGGCAGGCATCCGATGCTACGAGGACGATGCTCAACCTGATCCACCACGCGGAATCCaccggaacgccttctctgctcctatccttggacgcagagaaggcgttcgacagggttcaCTGGACATACCTGGAAGCTGTACTCCGAAAATTTGGATTTGACGGCTTCATTCTACAGGCCATATTGGCCCTATACACCAATCCCAAGGCCCAAGTATACACGGAAGGCATGCTTTCCTGCCCATTCTCTATTACAAATGGCACGCGACAGGGGTGCCCCTTATCCCCACTCATTTTTAACATGCTAATGGAACCCCTGGCAGAACATGTCCGCTCCAATCCCGCCATCTCAGGTCTCACAATTGGTCCCCGACCACACAAAATAAGCCTATTCGCGGACGATGTCATTCTAATCCTAACAAATCCGACCTCTTCCCTGGCTGAGGTACAAAAGTTGCTACACTGGTTTAGCTCGGTATCATACTACAAAATCAACACGACTAAATCATTCATACTAGACATCAACATTGACGCAACGACCAGGAACCTCCTGGAACTTCAACACCCGTTCACATGGGCTCACACTGACATTTCCTACCTGGGCATTCAACTACCGAGAACACTGACGAAACTATACATGTGCAATTTCATTCCATTGCTGCACAACGTCCTTCAGACCTCCCAATCTCTAGCAAAACACGAACTCTCCTGGTCGGGGAGACTCGCAGCCTTTAAAATGATTTGCCTACCCCAAATCCTGTACATCTTTCGGACCCTCCCGGTACCACTACCGGTCTCATTTTTCAGGTCCCTCCAGACGGTATATAACAAATACCTCTGGAACGGAAAAAAACCCAGATGCGCACACTCCATACTGACAAAACACAAGCTAGCAGGGGGTACAGGTTCCATAGACTTTAGAGACTACCATACGGCGGCCGTTCTAGCCCAACTCCCCAGCTGGTTCCAACCGCTGAAAAAGTCACCCTGGGGGTCCATGGAGAGCTTCTCTCTTCCTAGGCAAAAGCTAGTGAGTTGGCTACTTAGTACCCCCCTTGGCGCCACAGTTCCACCCTCCTTGCCCCCGACAATGAAAGCATCAGCACAAGCGTGGGACAGACTGATATCCCTACTTGACCCAACGCCCAACGCTTCGCGCTTCGCTATTCCGCTAGAATCTCTCCAGTTCCTATCACCCGACCTATCACTGACACGCTGGTCCCTCAAAGGAATCCTAACTATACAAGACCTACTACTTGACGGTAAACCTAAGACGTTCTCTCAACTCAAAACGGAATTCGCTCTCCCAGACGCTGAACACTTTACTTTCCTACGGGTGCaccactgcttaaccacttccctaccggcccatagtaaaatgacgtccacaaagaacttctgccgttcagagtggacgtcatatgacgtcctgggctttccgggtggatatctgaatgatgcctgcagctaagaggcatcattcagatatccttctaaactgccggcgattctgcacaacgtaagaacgatcatagcggcggttccgccgctagatcgttcttacaggcggcgggaggggacatcccccccctcccgccgccatccggtgcttctccgggctctcccgtgccatcgggggcccggagaacgaatcgtccggcgctcgcaggaagcatagagatgactggtgaccagatggtcaccagtcatctctatgaccgtcggaggacccgggcgcgatgtgatgacgtcacgcccgggtcccgtaagtaaacaaagccgcgattgcggctgctaagcaaccacaagcatgagatcggtgaattttttttcaccgatttcatgctttccagcctggaggagagatgtggggtcttactgaccccgcatctctccataaagagtacctgtcacacacattcctattacaagggatgtttacattccttgtaataggaataaaagtgataaaaaaaaaaaaaaattaaaaaaaaaagtgtaaaaaagaaataaatatatataaaaaaaaaaagaaataaaaatttatttttttaacgcccctgtccccggtagcttgcgcgcagaagcgaacgcacacgcaagtcccgccgacatatgtaaacgccgtttaaaccacatatgtgaggtatcgccgcgtgcgttagagtgccagcaacaattctagcactagatctcctctgtaaatctaaactggtaacctgtaaaaaatttcaaatcgttgcctatggagatttttaagtaccgaagtttggcgccattccatgagtgtgcgcaattttaaagcgtgacatgttaggtatctatttactcggtgtaacatcatatttcatattttacaaaaaaattgggctaactttactgtttttaaatttttttaattcatgaaacaatttttttcccaaaaaaaggcgtttgaaaaattattgcgcaaataccgtgcaagataaaaggtttcaatgaccgtcgttttattccctagggtgtctgctaaaaaaaacatatataatgtttgggggttctgcgtaattttctagcaaaaaaattatgatttgtacatgtaggagagaagtgccagaataggcccggtatggatgggtgtataactgcccggtatggaagaggttaaacgcGCTGCCCCGTCCCCTTTACAATGTCCCTGCTAAAACGTGGGACTACCTAACAGACCCTACCTCTAAGATAAAGGGCATCTCCCACTTTTACAACGCTCTCCACGACAAAGGCACCTTTTCCAAACTGACCCCGCACCTTAAATGGGAAGCTGATCTCGACTGCAAATTTACTGAGGCTCAATGGCGGGGCGCCCTTAAGGCGGTCTTCAAGGCTACTAAATCCGCAGCCCTCTGGGAACTCACCCAGAAAATTTCTCTGCGGTGGTACCTCACCCCAGTGAAATTGGCATCTTTCAGCACTACCTACTCTGACATTTGCTGGAGATGCAACACAAATAGGGGGgacatgctacatattttttggacctGCCCCAACATCCAAGAATACTGGACCAACGTTTTCCAGCTCATTTCCGAAGTTACAAATGTCAAACCAACCCCCACACCGGCCCTTGCAATTCTCAATCTGAGCATTGAAGAAATCCCCTTTCCCATGAGACACGTGACCACACACATACTCCTGGCAGCCAGGCTCAACATAGCAAGACACTGGAAGGACGTCCAGAATCCCAGCACAGCTCAGGTCAAAGACTTGGTTGCGCTTCACTACAGCTACGAGACTATGACAGCAGTGAGTACAGGGCAGGCATCCAAGGCTCGGGTGCTCTGGCAGCCCTGGCGCGACTGGACGGGAGCTACAACTACCATGAGTTGTTAGGCTCCTATGACCCGTTTGGTATACTTCTTGACCGAGCAATACAAGTTCACACTGCCACATAAGGtttattttctcttcttctttttttttttctatctgactAACGGTTTCAAAACCCCCACTAGGGGCCGACTACGTGTCGTAGTGGACTCTGTTATTAATCGCCGCTCCACTGGCGCGACACTAATGATCCCATAAGGGGTGTCGCTCCACGGGAGGGGAATGAACGTATGTTTTAAGTCCACTGCGACCCTATCTCATGTGTTATTTCATGATTTATGCTGATGAACACGATTTGTTTACTTAATACATGTTTCCCGACGTCGTTGCACGACGTACAAGTTTTAACTGTACCTTGTAATACCACGTGAAACTTTAATAAAGAAacattgagtaaaaaaaaaaaaaagcatgtgtccccccattgaatgaaaacactccatttggagtcagactttaacaacttgtaatattccaagatatcctgcaaaacatgaattatcatttatcagtcaccctatgcccaaaatgggaacagggtgaccctagacccaagagtcattagtgacgctggcacaggagtaccccccatccttcaaaagtctctgggtgtcacgggtcattccgttacacccaccatgtaagaaacagtgacagctccacatagtgcattaaatgtgtagaaatgtatttaaaaagttaaaattgcacttacagttatgcagtttaaaatttgccttgaatctaatgtgccggccggtacacaaaactctcaggcacccgtccactgggggaatgttaggagcttcttgggtgacgacagcgcgccgctcGCCCTACGTTCGTTTCGTAAGATATTACTTCTTCCAGGAGCCTGACATAGCTGCCCTAGCTACATGTCTAGTTGGATTTGACGTAATGTAGCGTTATATATTGATCTTCCTAATATACTTATGAATATCAATAAAGGTATCGATTTTTTTGAGCTTACGTGGATGGGCAAATGTAAGGCCCTTATTCAAAACAATTTGTTCTTCCTGTGATAAAACAACACTACTCAGATTGAACACACCTTGACAAGTTATGTTCACCTTTGACACCTCTTCCCTCCTCTTAACCCTCTCTTGGTTCGGGGTCTCTTTTTCTCCCTAGGGGGGCCTCGTGAAAACCCTGATTGGGGCGAGGATTGGGATTCGGTTGTTGATATGTATATGGATACTGATCATACTCTGCATTAGTATAcgggtacactccatcattgtaATGAACTCGAAGTTGGGAATATCTATTATAAGTCGATATTGGTGGATGACTATAGTGAGAGGCATTAGAATGACCGCCAGAGCGATCATAACCTCTGTTAGGTGATCCTCTATGGTAGGACAACCCCCTATAGTACGAAGAATCCTGATCGTGATAATGATCATTGTAATTGGACTGATTTCCTATATGTCATCTCCCACCCCTACTATTAGAGTTGTGTCCTCTCCCCATTTGTGAGTTCTTAGGGGTATGTACACTTTGGGGCCGACCTCTTTGGGATTGAGGAATATCCTTAGGAAGTAAACTCATAGCAGGTTTTGGTTGGGTTGAGTAGTCAGTTGGGAGGGCCTCAGCACCTGAGCTGGAAGTGTCAAGCCTCGTTGTCATAACAAGGCTTTAATATGTACATCTATACATCCATTGGCCACCTAATGCGTGGGCAGAAATGACGTCATTCCGCTCCGTCCATAGCAAGGCTTGGTTGCGTCTGACACTTCCTGGTACAACAGGAATGGTATTTGCGTCAGTTTATTCGGACTTAATGGTGGTTTGATGTGGGCtggtacagtgatcagtcatcaGCTGTGTCTGCCGCTGCATGGCCCCACGACTATGCGAGAGgcagattctgggaggacatcataggacgtcctcccagaacaacagtGCTTCCTCCCGGCCTTCATTTTGCTATAGGTGGGGCGGGAAGATGTTAACGTTACCACTTGCCAATAGGAAGTCTCTACAGATAGGAGTTCAACTTTGTGATATTATCTATTTATTGATCTTATATTAGTGAACATCTTTAACATTTAAATACTGTACATTTAggtcatttattatttattatatttttttcacattttattgttatatttaaatgtattatttattttattttatttttctctcccaCAATGTACTGATGGAAATCCAATTGCTAGCAGTGAGGCCACACAACATAAGTTGTTTTCTCACAATCTCTGACCCCGATGTTCATTGTGTTTGTATTGTTCTTCCTACAGACAGTGAAAACTGCATGAAATGTCCTGATGAAGAATGGCCAAATGAGAAGAAGGATCGGTGTGTTCCAAGAGTGGTGGAATTTCTCTCCTACACTGATGATCCCATTGTTGGAGTATTTTCAGCTCTCTCCATCCTCTGTTGTCTTCTGACTGGTTtaatattggggatatttatacatTACCAGGACACCCCCATTGTTAAAGCCAATAACCGGGACTTGAGCTATCTTCTCCTGGTCTCCATCATGCTGAGCTTCCTCTGTGTCTTCTTGTTCCTCGGCCATCCAGTAGATGTGACCTGCATGCTGCGTGTCACCTCTTTTGGTGTCATCTTCTCAGTTGCCGTCTCTTCTCTACTTGCCAAAAGTATCATGGTGTGTATTGCTTTTAAAGCCACCAAACCTGGGAGTCCCTGGAGGAAATGGATGGGAACCAAACTGCCAAATTGTATCATTTGTGTCTTCTCACTGGTCCAAGTCATAATCTGTGTCACTTGGTTGTCTATTTCTCCCCCCTACCAGGATCAGGACAATAACTCTTATCAGGGGAAGAtcatcattcagtgtaatgaGGGTTCAGTTATCGGCTTCTACTCTGTCCTGGGATATATGGGGCTTCTGGCAGCTGTGAGTTTCATTATCGCTTTTTTAGCcaggacattaccggacagttttaatgaggctaagtacatcaccttcagcatgctggtgttctgcagtgtctggattgccatgatcccggcctatctgagcaccagagggaaatacatggtggctgtggagATTTTCGCTATAATGGCCTCCAGTACTGGACTTCTTGGCtgtatatttttcccaaaaatttaCATAATTCTGTTCAGACCTGACCTTAATGCAAAAATAGTTATCCACTAATATGTATGGAGGAACACTGGGTT
This window encodes:
- the LOC120927548 gene encoding vomeronasal type-2 receptor 26-like — translated: MEIQLLAVRPHNISCFLTISDPDVHCVCIVLPTDSENCMKCPDEEWPNEKKDRCVPRVVEFLSYTDDPIVGVFSALSILCCLLTGLILGIFIHYQDTPIVKANNRDLSYLLLVSIMLSFLCVFLFLGHPVDVTCMLRVTSFGVIFSVAVSSLLAKSIMVCIAFKATKPGSPWRKWMGTKLPNCIICVFSLVQVIICVTWLSISPPYQDQDNNSYQGKIIIQCNEGSVIGFYSVLGYMGLLAAVSFIIAFLARTLPDSFNEAKYITFSMLVFCSVWIAMIPAYLSTRGKYMVAVEIFAIMASSTGLLGCIFFPKIYIILFRPDLNAKIVIH